One Mycobacterium kubicae genomic window carries:
- the menE gene encoding o-succinylbenzoate--CoA ligase produces MLDGRESALLALPEGQQPPPALRVGAEIDDDVALVVTTSGTTGTPKGALLTAAALTASAAATHHRLGGPGTWLLAVPPYHIAGLQVLVRSAIAGTTPVDMDVSAGFDVAELPNAIARLGSGRRYTALVAAQLAKALADPAATAALADLDGVLLGGGPAPRPVLDAAAAAGIAVVRTYGMSETAGGCVYDGVPLDGVRLRIGADGRIAIGGPMLAKGYRNPVNPDPFAEPGWFHTDDIGTLDDSGVLTVLGRADDAISTGGLTVLPGPVETALHSHPAVAECAVFGLADDRLGQRVVAAVVVRPGRPAPTLEELRAHVAARLDATAAPRELQIVDELPRRGIGKVDRGALVRRFSGPTL; encoded by the coding sequence GTGCTCGACGGGCGTGAATCCGCGCTGCTGGCGCTGCCCGAAGGTCAGCAACCTCCACCGGCGTTGCGGGTGGGGGCGGAGATCGACGACGACGTGGCGCTGGTGGTGACGACATCGGGCACCACCGGCACCCCTAAGGGCGCGCTGTTGACCGCGGCCGCGCTGACGGCCAGCGCCGCCGCCACCCACCACCGACTCGGCGGACCGGGCACCTGGCTGTTGGCGGTCCCGCCCTACCACATCGCCGGGCTGCAGGTCTTGGTGCGCAGCGCCATCGCCGGTACCACGCCGGTCGACATGGACGTCTCCGCCGGCTTCGACGTCGCCGAATTGCCCAATGCGATAGCGCGATTGGGCTCAGGCCGGCGCTACACCGCGCTGGTCGCCGCGCAGCTGGCCAAGGCACTCGCCGACCCCGCCGCGACGGCGGCGTTGGCCGACCTGGACGGCGTACTGCTCGGCGGCGGGCCGGCACCCCGGCCGGTACTGGACGCCGCCGCGGCCGCCGGCATCGCCGTCGTGCGCACCTACGGCATGAGTGAGACGGCCGGCGGCTGCGTCTACGACGGAGTACCGCTGGACGGTGTGCGGTTGCGCATCGGCGCCGACGGCCGGATCGCGATCGGCGGGCCGATGTTGGCCAAGGGCTACCGCAACCCCGTCAACCCGGACCCGTTCGCCGAGCCCGGCTGGTTTCACACCGACGACATTGGCACCCTGGATGATTCGGGCGTCTTGACCGTGCTGGGCCGCGCCGACGACGCCATCAGCACCGGCGGGTTGACCGTCCTGCCCGGCCCGGTGGAAACCGCGCTGCACAGCCACCCCGCGGTGGCCGAGTGCGCGGTGTTCGGGCTCGCCGACGACCGACTCGGTCAGCGGGTGGTCGCGGCGGTGGTGGTCCGCCCGGGACGCCCCGCACCGACCCTCGAGGAGCTGCGCGCCCACGTCGCCGCGCGCCTGGACGCCACGGCCGCACCTCGTGAGCTCCAAATCGTCGACGAACTCCCGCGTCGCGGCATCGGCAAGGTCGACCGCGGGGCGCTGGTGCGCCGGTTCAGCGGACCCACTCTCTAG
- a CDS encoding DUF3349 domain-containing protein, whose product MNRFLSSIVSWLRAGYPEGVPPTDSFAVLALLARRLTNDEVKAVANELMKRGEFDQIDIGVVITQFTDELPAPEDIERVRTRLATKGWPLDDAREDHT is encoded by the coding sequence GTGAATCGATTTCTCTCTTCGATTGTCTCGTGGTTGCGCGCGGGATATCCCGAAGGAGTGCCGCCCACCGACTCCTTTGCGGTGTTGGCTCTGCTGGCGCGTCGCCTGACCAACGACGAGGTCAAGGCCGTCGCCAACGAATTGATGAAGCGCGGCGAATTCGACCAGATCGACATCGGCGTGGTCATCACCCAGTTCACCGACGAGCTTCCGGCGCCGGAGGACATCGAGCGGGTGCGCACGCGGTTGGCCACCAAGGGCTGGCCGCTCGACGACGCCCGTGAGGACCACACATAG